One genomic window of Solanum stenotomum isolate F172 chromosome 9, ASM1918654v1, whole genome shotgun sequence includes the following:
- the LOC125876850 gene encoding uncharacterized protein LOC125876850, whose protein sequence is MQRSRDQRSKSSRPTTIHGFAQSGDLLAFQKMLSGNPSLLNERNPVMVQTPLHVAAGYNNVEILKFLLGWSGPEKVEMEAKNMYGETPLHMAAKNGCNEAAKKLLAYGAVVEAKANNGMTPLHLAVWHSLRAEDCCTVKTLLEQDANCSAEDNEGMTPINHLSQGPGNEKLRELLNWHLEEQRKRKAIEACGQTKAKMDELENELSKIVGLHELKQQLRKWAKGMLLDERRQALGLKVGARRPPHMAFLGNPGTGKTMVARILGKLLHMVGILPTDKVMEVQRTDLVGEFVGHTGPKTRRKIQEAEGGILFVDEAYRLIPMQKSDDKDYGLEALEEIMSVMDSGKIVVIFAGYSEPMKRVISSNEGFCRRVTKFFHFENFSSKDLAKIYHLKMTNQADSSLLYGFKLSPSCSIDAVAALIAEETTEKQRKEMNGGLVDPMLVNARENLDLRLSFECIDSDELLTITLEDLKVGLQLLSK, encoded by the exons ATGCAGAGGTCACGAGATCAACGGTCAAAGTCCTCCAGACCCACAACCATTCACGGGTTCGCTCAATCTGGGGATCTGCTTGCCTTTCAAAAGATGCTTTCTGGCAACCCTTCTCTTCTCAATGAACGTAACCCTGTT ATGGTGCAGACACCACTTCATGTTGCTGCTGGTTACAATAATGTTGAAATACTCAAGTTTTTGCTTGGTTGGTCTGGCCCAGAAAAGGTGGAAATGGAAGCCAAGAATATG TACGGAGAGACCCCTTTGCACATGGCAGCCAAGAATGGGTGTAATGAAGCTGCAAAGAAGCTTCTTGCTTATGGTGCCGTTGTTGAAGCCAAAGCAAAT AATGGGATGACTCCATTGCATCTTGCTGTTTGGCACTCGCTACGAGCTGAAGACTGTTGTACGGTCAAGACATTGTTAGAGCAGGATGCTAATTGTAGTGCCGAAGACAAT GAGGGCATGACTCCTATAAATCATCTCTCTCAAGGACCTGGCAATGAAAAATTGCGAGAACTTCTCAATTGGCatcttgaagaacaaagaaaacgTAAAGCTATTGAAGCATGTGGCCAGACAAAAGCAAAAATGGATGAACTTGAAAATGAATTGTCTAAAATAGTAGGCTTACATGAGCTTAAGCAGCAACTCCGCAAATGGGCAAAGGGGATGCTCTTGGATGAGCGGCGTCAGGCCCTAGGTCTTAAAGTTGGTGCAAGAAGACCACCCCATATGGCTTTTCTTGGAAACCCTGGAACAG GGAAAACTATGGTTGCTAGGATTCTTGGGAAGTTACTTCATATGGTAGGAATTCTTCCAACCGACAAGGTGATGGAAGTGCAGAGAACAGACCTGGTTGGTGAATTTGTTGGTCATACAGGACCAAAGACAAGAAGAAAA ATCCAAGAAGCTGAAGGGGGGATTCTTTTTGTTGATGAAGCCTATAGATTAATACCTATGCAGAAGTCCGATGACAAGGATTATGGTTTGGAAGCTCTAGAGGAGATAATGTCTGTCATGGACAGTGGGAAAATTGTAGTCATTTTTGCAGGCTATAGCGAGCCAATGAAGCGTGTAATCTCCTCTAATGAAGGCTTTTGCAGAAGAGTTACAAAGTTCTTTCATTTTGAAAACTTTAGTTCGAAGGATCTAGCTAAAATTTATCATCTTAAAATGACCAATCAAGCTGATAGCAGCTTGTTATACGGATTTAAGTTGAGTCCTTCATGTAGTATTGATGCTGTTGCAGCACTTATCGCGGAAGAAACCACTGAAAAACAGCGCAAGGAGATGAATGGAGGTCTAGTGGATCCAATGCTTGTTAATGCAAGAGAAAATTTGGATTTGAGACTCAGTTTCGAGTGTATAGACTCGGATGAGCTACTTACAATCACATTAGAGGACTTAAAAGTTGGTTTGCAATTGCTGTCAAAATGA